One segment of Brassica napus cultivar Da-Ae chromosome C3, Da-Ae, whole genome shotgun sequence DNA contains the following:
- the LOC106386279 gene encoding glutathione S-transferase T2-like, with protein MDSRNPLNPYSESPSYSYLLHSQNSQYGSYPSTQYPSEIPPYSSQQPDGPPEREDPAVASKERRQWTPADDEVVISAWLNTSKDAMVGNEQKSGTFWKRVAEYYESTPHAKESGEPREWLHIKQRWQKINDITNKFCGAYSAAERQITSGQSKTDV; from the coding sequence ATGGATTCAAGGAATCCATTGAATCCCTATAGTGAGTCCCCTAGTTATAGCTATCTTCTCCATAGCCAAAACTCTCAGTATGGAAGTTATCCTTCTACTCAGTATCCATCCGAGATACCTCCTTATAGTTCACAACAACCTGACGGTCCACCTGAACGTGAAGACCCAGCAGTTGCCTCTAAGGAGAGAAGGCAATGGACTCCAGCTGATGACGAGGTCGTCATAAGTGCTTGGCTCAACACATCTAAGGATGCAATGGTTGGGAATGAACAAAAATCAGGGACGTTCTGGAAACGTGTTGCTGAGTACTATGAATCTACTCCACATGCTAAAGAGAGTGGTGAACCAAGAGAGTGGCTCCATATTAAGCAGAGGTGGCAGAAGATTAATGACATCACCAACAAATTTTGCGGTGCTTACTCGGCAGCGGAGAGACAGATAACTTCTGGTCAGAGCAAGACTGAC